CCGGCGGCCTCGCAGAACCCGAACGCCTACGTCGGACAGCTCGCGGTGGTCACCCCGAAGATCTGAGTCGTTTCGCCAGCCTTCTTGAGACCTACAGCGTCTCGCTCACGGATGGATTCCTCCTCTCCCTTGCTTGGCCGGATCCGCAGCCCGAATAAACTGCATGCGTGCAAGACGGTCGCTCGTCTCTCACCTCATCAAGACGACGTCGTCCTGGGCCTCATAAATCAGAGAATTACCCCGCTTGCCGACCGTCTCGACGGCCCCCGCCAGCCGGAGGCAGTAAGCCACTCGCTGTGCGAATGGCAGCGACCTGCCTAATTTTCGCGCAAGGTCGGCGGTCGTGAACGGCTCTGTCGTCGGAAATCCGAGCGGCAGGAGATTCCAGAGGTCGGCCGCCAGGACGATCGAGACCGAATCGACGACGGCGTCGAGACGGCGATCGACCACGGCGAATCCCGGCCGACGCCGGCGCGAGACGCGGATCTCCTCGATCGTCACGCCCAGCAATTCGACGGACAGGTTGCGATCCGGAAGGAGCGACGCCAGGCCGACCAGGTCGTCGAAGGCGTCGACGAGACTGCCCAGCTTGGGGCTGCGGCGGCGCGAGAGGTCGGGACCGTCGGCATGCTCGCGGCGGACGACGACGCGTCGCAGCACGATCGGCCTGATCACTCGGACCCGGTGGTGGGGAAGCAATCTGCGCAGCTTGGGCTTCAGATTTCCCAGCCCGGCCGACTGGATTTCGATCAGGGTGCCGTCCTCGGCGACGGCGTCGATGCGGAAGCCGGCCACGGCGACCTCACAGCGGCCCCCGCCCAGGGTGCCGTATCGCTCCTTGAGGCTCCGGTGCAGGCTGGTTTCCATCCGCGCGATCGTCCTTGATCGGGCCTGGTCAGTCCCGTTTGAGAGGTTCGACGCCGAGGTCGCGGATGGTCAGCAGGCTTCGGAAGGCGAGCCCGCGGGCGGCGAAAGTTTCGGCCGCCCCTTCGAGGCGGTCGAGCACCGCGACCACGACGGCGACCTTGCAGCCGAGGGCCTCGACCGCGTCGACCGCCTGGAGCGACGAGCCCCCGGTCGTGGCGACGTCGTCGACGATGGCCACCGTCGAGCCCGGTTCGAGCGGCCCCTCGACGAGGTTGCCCGTGCCGTGCCCCTTGGCCTGCTTGCGCACGAGGAAGCCGCGGAGCGACCCCAGGCCGTTCTCGGGCGCGAGCGCGAGCGCGGCCCCGACGATCGGGTCGGCGCCCATCGTCAGGCCGCCGACGGCCGCGAGCTCGGGATGCTCCCGGAGGATCTTGAGCACG
The DNA window shown above is from Paludisphaera mucosa and carries:
- the pyrE gene encoding orotate phosphoribosyltransferase — translated: MAVEWNDEHRGALVELLKRDALRVGQFTLASGRSSHYYIDGRKVTLGAEGARLIARGVLKILREHPELAAVGGLTMGADPIVGAALALAPENGLGSLRGFLVRKQAKGHGTGNLVEGPLEPGSTVAIVDDVATTGGSSLQAVDAVEALGCKVAVVVAVLDRLEGAAETFAARGLAFRSLLTIRDLGVEPLKRD